The window TCTCTTCGACTACAACCTCGACCGTTTCGGGGTGGGGACGATCGACTCGCCGGAGTGGAAGATGGCCGACCGGGAGGCGTCCTACCTGGTCAGGGCGGTGGCGGCACGCGTCGCGCCGTGGGGGACCCATGGGTACGAGGCCGTGTTCGCACACACCGCCCACGACGCCGACGGTCATCGGCTGAACGGCGCCCACTCCTATGTGCTGCGCTTCGAGCAGCCGCCGCCGGTCGGGGCGTTCTGGTCCTTGACCATGTACGACGCCCCGGACGGCCGCCTCGTCGAGAACCCGGCGCGCCGGTACGCGATCGGTGACCGTACGCCCGGGCTGGTGCGTGCGGACGACGGGTCGCTGACCGTTCACCTGGGGAAGGAACGCCCTGCGGACCCCGCGGCGGCGGCGAACTGGCTGCCCGCGCCCGACGGGGACTTCCGGCCCGTGCTCAGGCTCTACACGCCGGGGCGTGCGGTGCTCGACGGCAGTTACCGGATCCCCGCGGTCGAGCGGGGCTGAGGCCGGTCCGGGTCCGGGGGTGCCCGCTTGCCGGGGGCGATGTCAGTGGGCCGGTACACACTGGAGGCATGTGCCGCAGCATCAAGACCCTTCGCCCGCCCGTCATCCCCGAAGAGGCCACCGAGGAGGACATCCGGGCCGCCGCCCTGCAGTTCGTACGCAAGGTGTCCGGCTTCCGCGCTCCGGCCGCGCACAATCAGGAGGTGTTCGACCGGGCCGTCGACGAGATCGCCGAAGCGACCGCCCGACTGCTGGACGGTCTTGAGGTGCGGGGGGCGCCCGTCAGGACGTCTTAGGTGCCGAA is drawn from Streptomyces sp. NBC_01717 and contains these coding sequences:
- a CDS encoding DUF2277 domain-containing protein, with protein sequence MCRSIKTLRPPVIPEEATEEDIRAAALQFVRKVSGFRAPAAHNQEVFDRAVDEIAEATARLLDGLEVRGAPVRTS